A single window of Xylocopilactobacillus apicola DNA harbors:
- a CDS encoding TPM domain-containing protein — protein MTRKLIGKFWLLLVLLLGLLVSFDRPKASSDLPSAPDNFYYDETNLLDSSTKELVQAKNQFYLKQDSAPQVVLAVVKSTDGDSIDSYAPDLFQKWKIGNKKKNNGVLILYALNDGARNVRIEVGYGLEGDLPDALAGKILRDHESDLKSSSPEKVNQGLQAVFKSVVGVVDQANGYKTDDLQYGKSYVDARQNQKSDNPVSPYFLIAVVVIIALLAVIKPPTIHQRDQRRHSLLWWLFWFLLIFRNNNHRGGGYWGGSGGGFSGGGGFSGGGGSSGGGGASI, from the coding sequence TTGATCGGCCAAAAGCATCATCTGACCTTCCGAGTGCACCTGATAATTTTTATTACGATGAAACTAATCTGCTAGATTCTTCAACTAAAGAACTTGTTCAAGCCAAAAATCAGTTTTATCTTAAACAGGATTCGGCGCCCCAAGTGGTGCTCGCTGTAGTTAAGTCAACTGACGGTGATAGTATCGACAGTTATGCTCCAGATTTGTTCCAAAAATGGAAAATCGGCAACAAGAAAAAGAATAACGGAGTTTTAATTCTTTATGCCTTGAATGATGGAGCACGCAACGTCCGGATCGAGGTCGGTTATGGGCTTGAAGGCGATTTGCCGGATGCTTTAGCGGGCAAGATTTTGCGTGATCACGAAAGTGATTTGAAATCGAGTTCGCCAGAGAAGGTGAATCAGGGTTTGCAGGCGGTTTTTAAATCGGTGGTCGGAGTTGTTGATCAAGCCAACGGATACAAAACTGACGATTTACAGTATGGCAAATCTTACGTGGATGCGCGTCAAAATCAGAAATCTGATAATCCTGTCTCTCCTTATTTTTTGATCGCAGTAGTGGTGATCATCGCCTTATTAGCAGTAATTAAACCCCCAACCATTCATCAACGAGATCAAAGGCGTCATAGTCTTTTGTGGTGGCTTTTCTGGTTTTTATTAATCTTTAGAAATAATAATCATCGTGGCGGTGGTTATTGGGGTGGCTCTGGCGGCGGATTTTCCGGTGGAGGAGGCTTCTCAGGTGGCGGTGGTTCATCTGGTGGAGGCGGCGCTAGTATCTAA
- a CDS encoding NAD(P)H-dependent oxidoreductase: MIKYLIIYCHPWPKSFNHAILEAIIKNLEEHNQSYRVIDLYAERFDPVYDETGAGTVKYLLMLANCERLILVLPIWHNGIPGLLKGFIYKLKRVSGGQRNLTNIKQALILSTSSTPTFYYKYLGGNILKKDLIKRTLKPLGIKKVRWINFGSSSRSTKDRREKFLMRVSNLNL, encoded by the coding sequence ATGATTAAATATTTGATCATTTATTGTCATCCGTGGCCCAAGAGTTTTAATCATGCCATTTTAGAGGCGATAATTAAGAATCTAGAAGAACACAATCAGTCGTATCGAGTGATTGATCTTTATGCTGAGCGTTTTGATCCGGTTTATGATGAAACAGGAGCCGGGACTGTTAAATACTTGTTGATGCTCGCAAATTGTGAACGGTTAATTTTGGTGCTGCCGATCTGGCATAACGGAATTCCAGGGCTGTTAAAAGGTTTTATTTATAAACTTAAAAGAGTATCAGGTGGTCAAAGAAATCTGACAAATATCAAGCAAGCTTTGATTTTATCGACTTCGTCGACGCCGACTTTTTACTATAAATATTTAGGCGGAAATATTCTTAAAAAAGATTTGATCAAACGTACTCTTAAGCCCTTAGGGATAAAAAAAGTTCGTTGGATCAATTTTGGAAGCTCTAGTCGTTCAACTAAAGATCGACGTGAAAAATTTTTAATGCGAGTTTCCAATTTAAATCTTTAA
- a CDS encoding M3 family oligoendopeptidase, translating to MNLKETWDLSTLFGGDLDSPELKSALKKTDELIELVKSTLENAHPGDFPSIATKIQNAEAELGEISSFIGMWQAVHYSDQRVSVYYGKIQNLVLKITQVEQSWGRKLAELSETEFDELLSKPEMAPIAFTLKEQRDKSVRLLDPSTEYLLQKLQQDALDAWSSHYETIASGLSTEYADENGIKYQVSAGQALNLLDSIANPVARKNLMQSYEKMWGSAENLSGDTLNHLAGARLTDYEAHHYDNFLEYPLELNRMSRQTLDTMWSVVAKNKKMLVEFLNCKAKLLKLPTEHISWQDQSAPLNLKGYESHEMSFDEAAELIIKNFTKFSPKMGKVAQFAFEHQWIEAENRADKSPGGFETSLPISKEARIFLTFTGSVNDAATIGHELGHAFHTMQLYDLPYWRQNYAMNIAETASTFAETIINNANVEAATSKAEKLTLLDAKMVNAVAMFMNIHARYIFETNFYTKRQKQIITPRELNEMMIGAQKVAFNGAMEEYHPHFWTSKLHFYIDEVPFYNFPYTFGYLFSLGIYAFAQRSGADFEDQYIALLRDSANMPVEELAKKHLNVYLTKEDFWQSGADLVKKDIDEYLELAKDFI from the coding sequence ATGAATTTAAAAGAAACGTGGGATCTCTCAACGCTATTTGGTGGAGATCTTGATTCACCTGAACTCAAATCAGCCCTCAAAAAAACTGACGAGCTGATTGAGCTTGTAAAAAGCACCTTAGAAAACGCACACCCGGGAGATTTTCCGTCAATCGCAACCAAAATCCAAAATGCGGAAGCCGAATTAGGCGAAATCTCCTCATTTATTGGAATGTGGCAGGCAGTCCATTACAGCGACCAGCGAGTTAGCGTGTATTATGGCAAGATTCAAAATCTTGTTTTAAAAATAACTCAGGTCGAACAAAGCTGGGGCCGTAAATTGGCAGAACTCAGTGAAACAGAATTTGATGAACTATTAAGTAAGCCCGAAATGGCACCAATCGCATTCACTTTAAAAGAACAGCGGGATAAATCCGTGCGACTTCTGGATCCGTCAACCGAGTACCTGCTGCAAAAATTGCAACAAGACGCCCTTGATGCCTGGTCGAGCCACTATGAAACAATTGCTTCTGGTCTTTCAACTGAATACGCTGACGAAAATGGAATCAAGTACCAAGTTAGCGCTGGTCAAGCTCTTAACTTGTTAGATAGCATCGCCAATCCTGTTGCTCGGAAAAATTTGATGCAGTCTTATGAAAAGATGTGGGGCAGCGCCGAAAATCTCTCAGGCGATACTTTAAACCACTTAGCAGGCGCTCGTTTAACCGATTATGAAGCTCATCATTATGATAATTTTCTCGAATACCCCCTTGAATTAAACCGAATGAGCCGTCAAACGCTCGACACGATGTGGAGTGTTGTTGCAAAGAACAAGAAAATGTTGGTCGAATTTTTAAATTGTAAAGCCAAACTTTTAAAACTGCCGACTGAGCATATTTCTTGGCAAGATCAATCGGCACCGCTTAATCTAAAAGGTTACGAATCCCATGAGATGAGCTTTGATGAAGCTGCAGAACTCATTATCAAAAATTTCACGAAATTCTCACCAAAAATGGGAAAAGTAGCCCAATTTGCTTTTGAGCACCAATGGATTGAAGCCGAGAATCGGGCTGACAAATCGCCTGGCGGATTTGAAACTTCCTTACCGATCAGTAAAGAAGCTCGTATTTTTCTAACTTTTACTGGTTCGGTCAATGATGCTGCAACCATTGGACATGAATTAGGGCATGCTTTTCACACGATGCAGCTCTACGATTTACCTTATTGGCGCCAAAATTACGCAATGAATATCGCAGAAACAGCCTCGACTTTTGCCGAGACTATTATTAACAACGCCAATGTTGAAGCTGCTACCTCGAAAGCTGAGAAACTAACTCTTCTCGATGCTAAAATGGTCAACGCCGTTGCAATGTTTATGAATATCCACGCTCGCTACATCTTTGAAACCAATTTCTATACCAAGCGCCAAAAGCAAATCATTACTCCAAGAGAACTCAACGAGATGATGATTGGTGCTCAAAAAGTTGCCTTTAACGGCGCAATGGAAGAATATCACCCCCACTTTTGGACCAGTAAGCTTCACTTCTACATCGATGAGGTACCATTTTATAATTTCCCTTATACTTTTGGTTACCTCTTTAGTTTGGGAATTTACGCTTTTGCTCAAAGGTCTGGTGCTGACTTTGAAGATCAATACATCGCACTGCTTAGAGATAGTGCGAATATGCCTGTTGAAGAGTTGGCTAAAAAACATCTAAATGTCTATCTAACAAAAGAAGATTTCTGGCAGTCAGGAGCTGATCTAGTGAAAAAAGACATCGATGAATATTTGGAACTGGCAAAAGATTTTATCTAA
- a CDS encoding WxL domain-containing protein, with protein sequence MKKKRLFIIFAFLLVVFSGFIWVVSHQTNKSQIQTRADLVSASIQLKDPEGNNLGRLTLSGDRSDSIASVIQKSGVTDDLTYKLGSQSYFVLPGNPNQSGTNLVTNLVRDGIFWSDNPNNPLGNAEYSRNWGAWINQYGNDTTSGAIYLVLSNPSIQVKDSRTGSSYGSINLGPASGIKLNDTLAVALKKVSIQDWNGYTGTKFFYVGSQYLWLDFTSSGSWQYSPPYAYTSGFSDVGNRYNFGQWLISNASSAVKNKTATVNYINQGKVFIPATKNFLYRDVQVRIINSNGDRVPAGWTIPIAGTEDQRMDSVIQQNSGFNENLTYVHNGETYFVLPGIVPDSYGMGNRFVLSHVVADTLLWDDNPNSVTGANSIFGYPWLKMSKWLNNTNGSTQYSSDIASGQMYFLLTRPSISVQDVRNSKGVKFGAYPTSTFGYLRLDADLGITQQEGLGFAIGKSLEANGSGPLVKSNFATYYGTGFVLNGHPLRIQKNDYNEYRNPQGYNYLDQTLNQPVCINNRTDSIMTGRGDAFGEYLQGVQTSETANKYYFNQKTAPLVRMMQGKTYLPATPASDVQVDYYFDHNGNQVVDPGDELLYSDTHITDTPGAAYSLPFNRSFLASKGTFFLVGPASPLTGFYPIVDRITKIRYYAAKVGNLVIDKMDYNHTQTSTPYTVSYSNPQLVNDIVVPSDAPHGWAYFDSNNNQLPAGTHITLDTFSKKTQNTTLTLKEMPKVNFTVKGYYTNNPNNTFPLHTAQYYLGDQITDGDASATWGQKILNDPAGLDDINQQLITAGTIRAGYHLCQPVGNFPIYWNDSQPILSSAIYPNILTTSVVTLLTPPAIGYQASVTLPIVGDAQQVNLKTSASNTKGTPISISNPINKELSTTSDASLTSPGSGNNEFGFKDPDLKKPGYSYVVTGPDHVIYPSLAAALQANPTADHTQNGRNADSSPQDFVITYLEDPQALVVKSNYSVDGTASSPYIINGQTYPLPGVMNRNYTGSPSTHFGTSANNYPGLPEALIAFGTGVTGEAGHHEGDGIFGNSIQWPLDNTEPPNSWKLTLKLTNENSTITYGSWDSVAQMINDVNYKFDQTSNPATFNPSYTSLSDSLIPGTTDNDVQVLSLNYQKSGRTTIRSVPNFDFGTENSPNVTIKLAHAVPMAGSVTAKLNLNYRDDATNTPNNITDYLHTNRTQTPVSRSLIVTDASGDPTTPWTVEAQMDYFRGPDGTVSQSHGPSLTFNKNNVIIKGIDDNILSGNSKYLDSNPPVFNDTVLQAGGPSVSVLNSNSSANQTAIGSWDADFASRDSASIYFPGNALNKSNSASNQNYTTTITWTLITNRP encoded by the coding sequence ATGAAGAAAAAAAGACTATTTATCATTTTTGCATTTTTGCTAGTAGTTTTTTCTGGCTTCATTTGGGTCGTAAGTCATCAAACCAATAAAAGCCAGATTCAAACTAGGGCTGATTTAGTTTCAGCAAGTATTCAACTAAAGGATCCCGAAGGCAATAATCTTGGACGCCTTACTTTAAGCGGCGATCGAAGTGATTCAATTGCTTCAGTTATTCAAAAAAGCGGCGTGACCGACGATCTAACTTACAAATTGGGCAGTCAATCTTATTTTGTTTTACCAGGCAATCCGAATCAAAGCGGAACCAACCTAGTAACTAATCTGGTTCGTGATGGCATTTTTTGGTCGGATAATCCCAATAATCCACTTGGTAATGCTGAATACTCTCGTAACTGGGGCGCTTGGATCAATCAATACGGCAATGATACTACCAGCGGTGCAATTTATCTTGTTCTATCAAATCCTTCTATTCAAGTTAAAGACAGCCGAACGGGAAGTTCATACGGCAGCATTAATTTAGGACCTGCAAGTGGCATCAAGTTAAACGATACCCTGGCTGTTGCCTTAAAAAAAGTCTCAATCCAAGACTGGAATGGTTATACTGGCACTAAATTCTTCTACGTCGGATCCCAATATTTGTGGCTTGATTTTACTAGCTCTGGTAGTTGGCAATATAGTCCGCCATACGCTTATACTAGTGGATTTAGCGATGTTGGTAACCGCTACAATTTTGGCCAATGGTTAATTAGTAACGCTAGTAGTGCGGTCAAAAATAAAACCGCTACGGTTAATTACATCAATCAGGGAAAAGTTTTTATCCCCGCCACTAAAAACTTCCTTTACCGTGACGTCCAGGTCAGAATCATCAATAGTAACGGTGATCGAGTTCCAGCAGGATGGACAATTCCCATAGCCGGTACCGAAGATCAGCGAATGGACTCGGTAATCCAACAAAATAGCGGCTTTAACGAGAATTTAACTTACGTCCACAACGGCGAAACTTATTTTGTTTTACCAGGAATCGTACCTGATAGCTACGGCATGGGCAATCGTTTTGTCCTTAGTCATGTCGTTGCCGATACTCTTCTTTGGGACGATAATCCAAATTCGGTCACTGGCGCTAATAGCATTTTTGGTTATCCCTGGCTAAAAATGAGCAAATGGCTCAATAACACTAATGGTTCTACTCAATATTCAAGTGATATTGCAAGCGGTCAAATGTACTTCTTGTTAACTCGCCCCAGCATTTCAGTTCAAGATGTTCGAAATTCCAAGGGTGTTAAATTTGGTGCTTATCCAACGTCGACTTTTGGTTATCTAAGATTGGACGCTGACCTTGGGATCACCCAACAAGAGGGACTTGGTTTTGCAATTGGTAAATCACTTGAGGCAAACGGTTCAGGGCCGCTTGTTAAAAGTAATTTTGCAACTTATTACGGGACGGGCTTTGTCCTAAATGGACATCCCTTAAGAATTCAAAAAAATGACTACAATGAATATCGCAATCCGCAGGGCTACAATTATTTAGATCAGACGCTAAATCAACCCGTGTGCATTAATAACCGCACGGACTCTATTATGACCGGACGAGGGGATGCTTTTGGCGAGTACTTACAAGGAGTACAAACCAGCGAAACCGCTAATAAATATTACTTTAATCAAAAAACCGCGCCACTGGTTCGGATGATGCAAGGGAAAACTTATTTACCAGCAACTCCTGCTTCTGATGTCCAGGTCGACTACTATTTTGATCACAACGGAAATCAAGTAGTTGACCCCGGAGATGAGCTCCTTTATTCCGATACCCATATTACCGATACCCCTGGTGCAGCATACTCACTGCCGTTTAATCGCAGCTTCCTAGCTTCCAAAGGTACTTTTTTCCTAGTAGGACCAGCCAGCCCTTTGACCGGTTTTTACCCGATCGTCGATCGAATTACTAAAATTAGATATTATGCTGCTAAAGTCGGTAATCTTGTCATTGATAAAATGGACTACAATCACACCCAGACCTCCACACCGTACACAGTGTCTTATAGTAATCCACAATTAGTTAATGATATAGTCGTTCCAAGTGACGCCCCGCACGGGTGGGCATATTTTGATAGCAATAATAATCAACTGCCTGCAGGCACCCACATTACTTTAGATACTTTTTCGAAGAAAACTCAAAATACTACCTTGACGCTAAAGGAAATGCCTAAGGTCAATTTCACGGTGAAGGGTTATTACACCAATAATCCTAACAATACTTTCCCTTTGCATACCGCCCAATATTATCTTGGCGATCAAATTACTGACGGCGACGCTTCGGCAACTTGGGGTCAAAAAATTCTGAATGACCCTGCTGGACTTGATGATATTAATCAACAGCTAATTACTGCTGGAACTATTCGAGCGGGTTATCATCTTTGTCAGCCAGTCGGCAATTTTCCTATTTATTGGAATGATTCGCAGCCGATCCTAAGTAGCGCTATCTATCCAAATATCTTAACGACCAGTGTTGTCACTTTGCTCACTCCTCCTGCAATTGGCTATCAAGCAAGTGTCACTTTACCCATTGTCGGAGACGCTCAGCAAGTTAATTTAAAAACTAGCGCTAGTAATACTAAAGGAACCCCCATTTCAATTTCAAATCCAATTAATAAAGAATTGAGCACGACCTCAGATGCATCACTAACTTCTCCAGGAAGCGGCAATAACGAATTTGGCTTTAAAGATCCGGATCTAAAAAAGCCTGGTTACTCCTATGTCGTAACAGGACCTGATCATGTTATTTATCCTAGTCTTGCTGCTGCACTTCAAGCGAATCCAACGGCTGATCATACCCAAAATGGACGCAACGCTGATAGTTCACCTCAAGACTTTGTGATCACTTACCTTGAAGATCCGCAAGCGCTAGTCGTTAAAAGCAACTACAGCGTAGATGGCACCGCTAGTTCGCCATACATCATAAATGGACAAACTTATCCACTACCAGGCGTGATGAATCGTAATTACACCGGCTCCCCTTCAACACATTTCGGGACATCTGCTAATAATTATCCTGGACTGCCAGAAGCGTTGATAGCTTTTGGTACGGGAGTAACTGGCGAAGCGGGACATCACGAAGGTGACGGAATTTTTGGTAACTCAATTCAGTGGCCCCTTGATAATACCGAGCCTCCAAACAGTTGGAAATTAACGCTCAAACTTACTAATGAAAATAGCACGATCACTTATGGCTCTTGGGATTCAGTCGCCCAAATGATCAATGACGTTAACTACAAATTTGACCAAACTAGTAACCCTGCGACTTTTAATCCAAGTTATACCAGTTTATCCGATAGTTTAATTCCGGGAACGACAGATAATGACGTCCAAGTCCTGTCGCTCAATTATCAAAAATCTGGTCGAACTACAATTAGATCGGTGCCCAATTTTGACTTTGGCACGGAAAATAGTCCCAACGTTACGATTAAACTTGCCCACGCAGTACCAATGGCTGGCAGTGTCACCGCTAAATTAAATCTAAATTACCGTGATGATGCAACTAATACGCCAAATAACATCACTGATTATCTCCATACAAACCGAACCCAAACTCCTGTCAGCCGTTCTCTTATTGTTACAGATGCTTCAGGAGATCCGACAACTCCGTGGACAGTGGAAGCTCAAATGGATTATTTCCGTGGACCTGATGGAACCGTTAGTCAAAGTCACGGTCCTAGTCTAACTTTTAATAAAAATAACGTCATTATCAAAGGCATCGACGACAATATCTTAAGCGGAAATTCTAAGTATTTAGATAGTAATCCGCCTGTTTTCAATGATACAGTGCTCCAGGCTGGTGGACCAAGTGTGAGCGTGCTTAACAGTAATAGCTCTGCTAACCAAACTGCAATTGGCAGTTGGGACGCCGATTTTGCCTCAAGAGATTCGGCAAGCATTTATTTCCCTGGGAATGCTTTAAACAAATCAAATTCAGCTTCAAACCAAAACTATACGACAACTATCACTTGGACGCTCATTACAAATCGACCTTAA